A region from the Stygiolobus caldivivus genome encodes:
- a CDS encoding zinc ribbon domain-containing protein, translated as MVKYCTVCGSANADNANFCTNCGNKLPSVPNTALLADYKSRVMFESQARRAISIYSLSSIPPLYKSWYEKTSAGLLTKTLVTLFYPILFLGSLGVISPFVPFQIVFLLMFFIISYYFGLVVDNSKLILSLYLVLFFVLGPAVAIIGYNNVNFWVFYVIGFIGGFISISVGRSRRPKVWVSIFCEKKIPQVILSWRHYSHGELGQYFLPMRCGLLSEDSFKKVNKRGRGMGALRVPIINHGGGHGGGGHGGHHGGAHGGSHGGGGGTGGPAVLLGGGMSGRRRRGYGYVKKPLLKVNTDPYEAVAGFVLGSEGVTALLVLKIYYLGQEFNQYNVGVIYDIYLPRSRKLAKTDFMLDFINSIIKGADNFIFVNTS; from the coding sequence ATGGTAAAATATTGTACTGTGTGTGGGTCTGCGAACGCAGATAACGCTAATTTTTGCACGAATTGTGGTAATAAACTCCCTTCAGTCCCGAATACGGCCCTCCTAGCCGATTATAAGAGTAGAGTTATGTTTGAGTCACAAGCTAGGCGTGCTATCTCGATATATTCCTTATCATCAATACCCCCGCTGTATAAGAGTTGGTATGAAAAGACGAGTGCCGGTTTACTGACTAAGACCCTAGTGACTTTGTTCTACCCGATATTGTTTTTAGGGTCACTAGGCGTTATATCGCCTTTTGTCCCGTTCCAGATAGTTTTCCTCTTAATGTTTTTTATTATTAGTTATTATTTTGGTTTAGTGGTAGATAACTCTAAACTGATTCTTTCCTTATATTTGGTCTTATTTTTTGTCCTGGGCCCAGCGGTGGCAATAATTGGCTATAATAACGTGAATTTTTGGGTATTCTACGTTATAGGCTTTATAGGTGGCTTTATTTCAATAAGTGTCGGGAGGTCTAGGAGGCCCAAGGTATGGGTGAGCATATTTTGTGAGAAAAAAATCCCCCAAGTTATACTTTCTTGGAGGCATTACAGTCACGGGGAGCTGGGCCAATATTTTCTCCCTATGAGGTGTGGCCTGCTCAGTGAGGACAGTTTTAAGAAGGTAAATAAACGGGGGAGAGGGATGGGTGCACTAAGAGTCCCAATTATTAACCACGGAGGGGGACATGGTGGCGGTGGGCACGGGGGCCATCACGGTGGTGCCCACGGTGGCAGTCATGGTGGTGGCGGTGGGACTGGAGGCCCTGCAGTTTTATTAGGAGGGGGGATGTCGGGTAGGCGGCGCAGGGGGTACGGTTACGTCAAGAAACCATTACTTAAGGTAAATACAGACCCATACGAAGCAGTAGCAGGCTTTGTCCTTGGATCCGAAGGTGTAACAGCACTCCTTGTATTAAAAATATACTATTTAGGGCAAGAGTTTAATCAGTATAACGTGGGGGTTATATATGACATCTATTTACCTAGGAGTAGAAAACTCGCAAAGACTGACTTCATGCTCGACTTTATTAACAGTATTATAAAAGGGGCTGATAACTTTATCTTTGTTAATACGAGTTAG
- a CDS encoding ABC transporter ATP-binding protein, whose translation MISIENVTKRFGKRQVLQDVSFDVKDGEIVGFVGLNGAGKTTTIRIAAGTIQPNSGDVLINGHSVTKEKRVASKYLGWVPELPIFEQDVKALDYFVYIAGYYGIPGGEAREMGKRLFEEVGLSGREKDKLRNYSQGMKKRFALAVSLISNPNNFLFDEVLNGLDPQGIQFFREVALKMKKEKKAILFSSHILSEVEAIADKVVFIHKGRVVKIATMDEIRNSISTRNLRVVLGKVTKEAISEAEKFGTVEVNGNTLVIRDCKADLQAVSMALSNFQVLEIGWVTGGLEDYFFKLTSG comes from the coding sequence ATGATAAGCATAGAAAATGTCACGAAAAGATTTGGTAAAAGACAAGTCCTCCAAGACGTCTCTTTTGACGTCAAGGACGGCGAGATAGTGGGCTTTGTGGGCTTAAACGGTGCGGGGAAGACCACGACAATAAGGATAGCCGCGGGCACGATACAGCCCAACTCAGGGGACGTATTAATAAACGGTCACAGCGTCACAAAGGAAAAGAGGGTCGCCTCAAAGTACTTGGGCTGGGTGCCCGAACTGCCCATCTTTGAACAGGACGTGAAGGCACTGGACTACTTCGTTTATATTGCTGGCTATTACGGTATACCGGGCGGAGAGGCGAGGGAAATGGGTAAGAGGCTCTTTGAAGAAGTAGGACTGTCGGGCAGGGAAAAGGACAAGCTCAGGAACTACTCGCAGGGCATGAAGAAGAGGTTCGCCCTCGCTGTGTCCCTCATTTCAAACCCGAATAACTTCTTATTTGACGAAGTGCTTAACGGCCTGGACCCCCAAGGTATACAGTTCTTCAGGGAAGTCGCACTGAAGATGAAAAAGGAGAAAAAGGCGATCCTCTTCTCCTCCCACATACTGTCTGAGGTAGAGGCGATCGCAGACAAGGTAGTGTTCATCCACAAAGGTAGGGTCGTTAAAATAGCGACAATGGACGAGATAAGGAACAGTATATCGACCCGTAACTTAAGGGTAGTCCTCGGTAAAGTGACGAAAGAGGCCATCTCGGAAGCCGAGAAGTTCGGTACTGTAGAGGTAAACGGTAACACGCTCGTGATCAGGGACTGTAAGGCTGACCTACAGGCTGTATCTATGGCACTCAGTAACTTCCAAGTCCTCGAAATAGGGTGGGTGACCGGGGGCTTGGAGGACTACTTCTTTAAACTCACTTCAGGGTGA
- a CDS encoding ABC transporter permease subunit, which translates to MSVLLTLILFTAGGVAFSFFTLQFLGVSSGSYIDLNFMGYYYVVNGSATITGVVFNNQGQPIPGATVTVSNGGQTVASTTSGSNGAVLVHITRPSVRLTGKVEYGGVSREFHLRLPPSFNTGFSSIDSISNLYYFFSLSSLGALAQFGDHLVIVPMENATVHLEYYSASGLLANRTVEVTALKPEVLTLPVPHNTKYVTCSVTLPDGKPGMAYNITVYPYTLLGDYVVREYPTALGLFSSFFPFVVAYLGYSMFSTPRNNGSLEFLLARPITKRELYFNRYLSNLLTVVIASLLVNLAALLVFTSFIGLPPLYTVMTLEVVSLSAYMAAFLSLTYMGGGISRYKQLSIAIPIAMYFVSVSIGAVTAFNPSLFWLIYLTPSALGEYISSYLLTSVPVFSLGQGVPISIPTVSLPLSIASSVLWVVVPLLIGYLAFKKEDI; encoded by the coding sequence TTGAGCGTACTCCTCACGCTCATACTGTTCACCGCGGGAGGGGTCGCCTTTAGCTTCTTCACACTCCAGTTCTTAGGGGTCTCGAGCGGGTCTTACATTGACCTCAACTTTATGGGCTATTATTACGTCGTCAACGGCTCAGCCACGATCACCGGTGTAGTGTTCAACAACCAAGGGCAACCTATCCCGGGCGCTACGGTCACTGTCTCTAACGGGGGCCAGACGGTCGCCTCTACGACCTCAGGTAGTAACGGAGCAGTGTTGGTCCACATAACCCGTCCTTCAGTGCGTCTTACCGGTAAGGTAGAGTACGGCGGGGTCTCTAGGGAGTTCCACCTCAGACTACCGCCCTCATTTAACACGGGGTTTTCATCTATCGATAGTATCAGCAACCTCTACTACTTTTTTAGCCTATCGAGCCTGGGGGCTTTAGCCCAATTCGGAGACCACTTGGTGATAGTCCCCATGGAGAACGCGACAGTGCACTTAGAGTACTACTCGGCTTCGGGGCTCCTCGCCAACCGCACTGTCGAGGTCACGGCCTTAAAGCCCGAGGTGCTCACACTACCCGTCCCGCATAACACAAAATACGTGACGTGCTCCGTCACTTTGCCGGACGGGAAGCCGGGTATGGCATATAACATCACAGTTTACCCCTACACGCTGTTAGGGGACTACGTAGTGCGCGAGTACCCTACTGCGTTGGGCCTCTTCTCGTCGTTCTTCCCGTTTGTAGTAGCATATTTGGGCTATTCAATGTTTTCTACCCCGAGGAATAACGGCTCCCTTGAGTTCCTCCTAGCGAGGCCTATAACGAAAAGGGAACTGTACTTCAACCGCTACTTGTCTAACTTACTCACTGTAGTTATAGCCTCCTTGTTAGTCAACTTGGCGGCACTACTGGTGTTTACGTCTTTCATTGGCCTACCTCCCCTTTATACGGTCATGACACTGGAGGTGGTGAGCTTGTCAGCGTATATGGCGGCTTTCCTCAGTTTGACATACATGGGAGGAGGGATATCTAGGTATAAACAGCTAAGTATAGCTATCCCTATAGCGATGTATTTCGTGTCCGTGTCGATAGGGGCAGTGACCGCTTTTAACCCTTCCCTGTTTTGGCTGATTTACTTGACACCTTCAGCATTAGGGGAATACATATCCAGTTACTTATTGACTAGTGTGCCGGTCTTCAGTTTAGGCCAAGGCGTCCCTATCAGTATACCGACTGTAAGTTTACCGTTAAGTATAGCCTCGTCGGTGTTGTGGGTAGTGGTACCTCTGCTCATAGGGTATTTGGCTTTCAAGAAGGAGGACATTTAA
- a CDS encoding thiamine pyrophosphate-dependent enzyme has product MPSVAEVIVKVLEDEGIERVYGIPGDSIDPLVDAIRKSKSVKYVQSRHEEGSAFEASVEAKLSHKPSACMGTSGPGSIHLLNGLYDAKMDHAPVIAFTGQVESDMLGRDYFQEVDLVRLFDDVAVFNKVLVNPESAEYLVRRAIREARAKRGVAHINLPVDVLRKDAKYEGRKETFTPPIDYLPDFSKAIELINQSKKPVIMIGGGARGVAKELNDFAEKIGAPVIYALNGKGVLPDEDPKVMGGLGLLGSKPSVKAIDDADLLILLGTSFPYVSFLPKDTKVIQVDTDPSNIGKRVQVDVAFPVPIKDFLKIRSKVNEKAEKYYDKMRGSKEDWLKELSEQENDLSKPMRPQRVAYLVSQKCDDDATIVTDVGNVTMWTARHFRASGRQAFVFSSWLGSMGIGVPGGIGAYFARGKQTIVFAGDGGFTMTMMELITAKKYGVPIKVVVYNNSKLGMIKFEQEVMGYPEWGVDLYNPDFVKIAEAVGFKGYRMEDPRDESVIEEFLSTEGGAVLDAVVNPDERPMPPKLTFKQAEGYVISIFREKWQEITEGDNK; this is encoded by the coding sequence ATGCCATCAGTAGCTGAAGTAATAGTAAAAGTATTAGAAGATGAAGGGATAGAAAGGGTATACGGGATACCGGGGGACTCAATAGACCCGTTAGTAGACGCAATAAGGAAGTCTAAGAGCGTAAAGTACGTCCAGAGCAGACATGAGGAAGGGTCGGCTTTTGAAGCGTCAGTCGAGGCCAAGCTCTCTCACAAGCCATCAGCGTGTATGGGTACATCGGGCCCAGGGTCGATACACCTACTGAACGGCTTATACGACGCCAAGATGGACCACGCACCGGTCATCGCTTTTACCGGCCAAGTGGAAAGCGATATGTTAGGGAGGGACTACTTTCAGGAGGTCGACCTAGTTAGGCTCTTCGACGACGTCGCAGTCTTTAACAAAGTCCTGGTGAACCCTGAAAGTGCTGAGTATTTAGTAAGGAGGGCTATCAGGGAAGCGAGGGCTAAGCGGGGAGTAGCCCACATTAACTTACCCGTGGACGTCCTGAGAAAAGACGCTAAATATGAGGGTAGGAAAGAGACTTTCACTCCCCCAATAGACTATTTACCTGATTTCTCTAAAGCTATAGAGTTAATAAACCAGAGTAAGAAGCCAGTCATAATGATAGGTGGAGGAGCTAGGGGGGTAGCTAAGGAGCTCAACGACTTCGCAGAGAAGATAGGCGCACCGGTGATATACGCACTAAACGGTAAGGGCGTCTTACCCGACGAAGACCCAAAGGTCATGGGCGGGCTGGGACTATTAGGCAGTAAGCCCTCAGTAAAGGCTATAGACGACGCAGACTTGTTAATCCTTTTAGGCACTTCTTTCCCTTACGTCAGTTTTCTACCTAAAGACACAAAAGTGATCCAGGTGGATACCGACCCTTCAAATATAGGTAAAAGAGTCCAAGTGGACGTGGCCTTCCCGGTACCGATCAAGGACTTCCTAAAGATAAGGTCTAAAGTTAATGAGAAGGCTGAAAAGTACTACGATAAGATGAGGGGTAGTAAGGAAGACTGGTTAAAAGAATTATCAGAGCAGGAGAACGATTTGTCTAAGCCCATGAGGCCCCAAAGGGTAGCATATTTAGTGTCCCAAAAGTGCGACGACGACGCTACTATAGTCACCGATGTGGGCAACGTCACCATGTGGACTGCGAGGCATTTCAGGGCTAGCGGTAGGCAAGCGTTCGTGTTTTCGTCATGGCTAGGTTCAATGGGTATCGGGGTACCGGGCGGGATAGGTGCCTATTTCGCTAGAGGTAAACAGACTATAGTGTTCGCAGGCGACGGGGGCTTTACCATGACAATGATGGAGTTAATAACCGCAAAGAAGTACGGTGTACCCATCAAAGTGGTCGTGTATAACAACTCAAAACTGGGTATGATAAAGTTCGAGCAGGAAGTGATGGGGTACCCTGAATGGGGTGTGGACCTCTATAACCCGGACTTCGTGAAAATAGCTGAAGCCGTAGGGTTTAAAGGGTACAGGATGGAAGACCCTAGAGACGAAAGCGTGATAGAAGAGTTCCTTAGTACAGAAGGTGGGGCAGTCCTCGATGCAGTGGTCAACCCCGATGAGAGACCGATGCCACCGAAGCTTACGTTCAAACAGGCTGAAGGGTACGTGATATCGATCTTCAGGGAGAAATGGCAGGAAATAACAGAGGGCGATAATAAATGA
- a CDS encoding NAD(P)/FAD-dependent oxidoreductase: MIVVLGGGFAGLSALSQFPSAVVLDRKEYFTLTPWIIDYACGSVGEDYVIRRYNAVKINWVKPDFKDKVILTDKGKFNYDKLLICLGHRQNLPRVKGAKDYALKIETFEDAKKIREEVTKVKDVVVIGGGATGVELAGNLKLNRGVNVTLVQRRNRLLPTMTTSSSEKAKKVLEEVGVNVMLETEAQEVKARSVVTNRGEVPSELTIFAGGLKGPEIIDEFGHSNKNHRMIVDKELRSIDHKDVYGAGDCATFEDGEVPMSADVAINMGKTAMKNALGDSVKFEPKRIATILRIGSEYFGDLGDSYVEGDLAKLLKGLAYVHSRTLIAPTILV; the protein is encoded by the coding sequence ATGATCGTCGTGCTGGGCGGGGGGTTTGCGGGCTTATCAGCCTTGTCTCAGTTCCCGTCAGCTGTAGTCCTCGATAGGAAAGAGTATTTTACTTTAACACCTTGGATAATTGACTATGCCTGCGGTAGTGTGGGTGAGGACTACGTGATAAGGAGGTATAACGCGGTGAAAATTAACTGGGTAAAACCCGACTTTAAGGACAAGGTAATACTGACGGATAAAGGGAAATTTAACTACGACAAGCTCCTGATCTGCTTGGGCCATAGGCAGAACTTACCTAGGGTTAAAGGGGCTAAAGACTACGCGTTAAAGATAGAGACCTTTGAAGACGCTAAGAAGATCAGAGAAGAAGTCACGAAAGTCAAGGACGTGGTGGTCATCGGTGGGGGAGCTACGGGTGTAGAGCTGGCGGGTAACCTAAAGCTCAACAGGGGCGTAAATGTGACCTTAGTCCAGAGGAGGAATAGGCTATTACCTACTATGACCACTTCCTCGTCAGAAAAGGCTAAGAAGGTACTCGAGGAGGTAGGTGTTAACGTGATGCTCGAGACTGAAGCACAAGAGGTGAAGGCTAGGTCAGTGGTGACTAACCGTGGTGAAGTGCCCTCAGAACTCACAATTTTTGCTGGAGGTCTTAAAGGTCCCGAAATTATAGACGAGTTCGGCCATTCTAATAAAAACCACAGGATGATAGTGGACAAGGAGTTGAGGTCTATTGACCATAAGGACGTGTACGGGGCAGGTGACTGTGCCACTTTTGAAGACGGCGAGGTCCCCATGTCCGCTGACGTTGCGATCAATATGGGCAAGACGGCGATGAAGAACGCCTTGGGTGACAGCGTCAAGTTTGAACCGAAGAGGATAGCGACAATACTGAGGATAGGTAGCGAATACTTCGGGGACTTGGGAGACAGTTATGTAGAAGGTGATCTAGCTAAGCTGCTTAAGGGTCTGGCCTATGTCCACAGCAGGACTTTAATCGCCCCGACGATCCTGGTATAA
- a CDS encoding ArsR/SmtB family transcription factor: MSEGEITKELSEILKLAYSSSTFSSPVRLTILLALMGFKEVNFTELQKALDIKKSTLSVNLKTLEAEGLIEIKYKLDKHRPKQMIMITDKGREIVEKYLSALEKYKKSLGKEH; the protein is encoded by the coding sequence ATGAGTGAGGGGGAAATAACGAAAGAGTTAAGCGAAATACTAAAGTTAGCGTACTCGAGTTCTACCTTCTCCTCACCAGTCAGGTTGACTATACTCTTGGCGTTGATGGGGTTTAAAGAAGTTAACTTTACAGAGCTACAGAAGGCATTGGATATAAAAAAGTCGACGCTCTCGGTGAACCTAAAAACGTTAGAAGCTGAAGGCCTGATAGAAATAAAATACAAATTAGACAAGCACAGGCCTAAACAAATGATAATGATAACCGATAAGGGCAGGGAAATAGTAGAAAAATACTTGTCTGCCTTAGAAAAATATAAGAAGTCGTTGGGTAAGGAACATTAA
- a CDS encoding MFS transporter, whose product MDLRDLFKPLDYSKFNIYHARSLLITTLGMFTISYNTTFVSIALHTLSKQFHIPVGSLLFDLLGTASLWTAVAGALFFGITANFKGRKSVYGYECLLLGIGSLLGAFAPNVYWLILTQMIFGVGIGGDFVLSPIVLGEFSNAKDRGKLLAFAVGVTGPLGSIASALTFLGLDAVGITGSLQWRLVLALGSIIPLSVVYLRRKVPESPRYLLRIKGDTKEYSQVVKTVTGKEENVNVNAKDNFPVMKYLKKYSFAIFIAGLLWFLDHMVNPGGVFEVDLIGRALGFTNGAIFSLLITLVASIPGGIVALLLIDRWGRKPLESVGFLGMAGSLILFAYFFKIGNFPTSLLDSLGFLLILMYHFWHNVGPANVSAAGVFNVELIPTKIRGIGSAIVVAIDRSGALVNSAIFPFLFTNFGLGVAVGVGGMMGVIAVIATLLLVKETKQKPLEESSEEFMFFGVENPE is encoded by the coding sequence ATGGACTTAAGGGACTTGTTCAAACCCCTAGACTATTCTAAATTTAACATATACCATGCAAGGAGCTTGCTGATAACTACTCTGGGAATGTTTACAATAAGCTACAACACTACCTTCGTGTCCATAGCACTGCATACACTGTCAAAGCAGTTCCACATCCCGGTAGGGTCACTACTATTCGACCTCTTAGGTACAGCGTCCCTCTGGACAGCGGTAGCTGGTGCACTGTTTTTCGGCATAACAGCTAACTTCAAGGGTAGGAAGTCAGTATACGGGTATGAATGCCTCCTATTGGGGATAGGCTCACTGTTAGGTGCGTTTGCCCCCAACGTTTACTGGCTGATCCTCACCCAGATGATCTTCGGCGTAGGGATAGGCGGGGACTTCGTCCTGTCACCTATAGTCCTAGGCGAGTTCTCTAACGCTAAAGACAGGGGGAAACTGCTGGCGTTTGCTGTAGGAGTTACGGGGCCTTTAGGTTCAATAGCCAGTGCCCTGACTTTCTTAGGCTTAGACGCGGTTGGTATTACCGGGTCATTGCAATGGAGGTTGGTGTTAGCGTTAGGCTCAATAATACCCTTGTCAGTAGTGTACCTGAGGAGGAAAGTGCCCGAGTCACCGAGGTACTTATTGAGGATTAAGGGGGACACAAAGGAGTATTCGCAAGTTGTAAAGACGGTAACGGGGAAGGAAGAGAACGTTAACGTCAACGCAAAGGACAACTTCCCGGTAATGAAGTACCTGAAGAAGTACAGTTTCGCGATATTTATTGCAGGTCTTCTCTGGTTCCTGGACCACATGGTGAACCCCGGTGGGGTATTCGAAGTAGACTTGATAGGTAGGGCATTAGGCTTTACTAACGGTGCGATATTCAGCCTCCTGATCACCTTAGTTGCCTCCATACCGGGCGGGATAGTGGCGTTACTGCTGATAGACAGGTGGGGGAGGAAGCCTTTAGAGTCCGTTGGTTTCTTAGGTATGGCCGGGTCCCTGATACTCTTTGCCTACTTCTTCAAGATAGGTAACTTCCCCACCTCGCTTTTGGACTCCTTGGGTTTCCTGCTGATCTTAATGTACCACTTCTGGCACAACGTGGGCCCCGCTAACGTTAGTGCGGCCGGTGTATTTAACGTAGAGCTAATCCCCACGAAGATCAGGGGTATAGGGTCTGCTATAGTAGTGGCCATAGACAGAAGCGGTGCGTTAGTTAACTCCGCCATATTCCCGTTCCTTTTCACTAATTTCGGCCTCGGTGTGGCAGTGGGTGTAGGGGGTATGATGGGCGTCATTGCGGTCATCGCTACACTGTTGCTGGTCAAGGAGACGAAACAAAAGCCGTTAGAAGAATCTTCGGAAGAGTTCATGTTCTTCGGAGTAGAAAACCCAGAGTAA
- a CDS encoding N-6 DNA methylase: MRYSHDEVLIHVDRALLKVLEEVIDEDKSTEIKVLLKQKRYELVRRVNVSPKKDTSLDRPDIWYFNGQVIVEVKTSQAEFEQALAQLRKYVQQFFRETARYCIITDGLNWDIRDANLERVAFVKVDEKAYEAGALEEAIASSEELRGVLTKAFSEIDLGVEIDPPSISKVFSPVLGYTDFIARLLEGYKDHPLYLSYKDIMLRLYSGLKEEEVTKLYAIHTLLQMVVNSVLSKTLNKDITDTLKVCSGELLQPYETSLPQLVWWNYGETKELVKPVCDEIVSYLYIFNWGSKPSIDVFSHLYEDFVEKSLRYKVGEYYTPWWLTELALKELKEMGAPIRGGIVLDPSCGSGRFLVSAFYKKVKEEGKDPDEAYYEIVGIDINPLAVALARAELIISYIYLQREKEGIFKFSQPKLPPGTPLIFWGDFIGPVVKSYTEVVKELKQIMSSVTNPLLRTALIDKVRKLKKSDALKAVMLFEMVISEYLSKGELRACKKVEEGDKPLATACEIASNFTSGKVSNYLKELVEKYGDHVWGIPITSSLFIDVFLPAIQPEVVVTNPPWIVINTLPKGSKWAEGVKDYVKKSMLSGIKIPGTAISKGDVSAVFLDVILSLMSGGGYVGIVLPAGQSYSGFSTSHGAGKLLTFRVMKRWDTKGEIVYLGDVFGHGVPASLAVLKKGEGFDVRCKSVSVRLDKDSHLDQDPNLKDDGISIEDHVLNVDEYLEKSREIRLNGVENIRLEGDVISPTFSGGPTGSTKKDVIPLTVTVRGYDETTRRAAISPLGFKGSVTYFGKVEWVTSWYIPLKVIYPFAIIRAFKLITRRETLEELYKGWEGLNDTLRVLKIPKKPTISCEEKANLLLYRNQRTFVSAVITQEVLEDMCKKSDGVFIDHHVVVLESKDSDVVYYYSAVLNYMVHKVKELELGGFNRDQFGRPIKAVLELGLEWRGEEWQKKVSELSKSISSNFREKVLVKMKLNPNLPVYEVVDMGRDEVVNEALGLKVEKVLEDLRLLKEFTEIVKELDTKVSGNVREVLSRNVIESRRG; this comes from the coding sequence ATGAGGTATAGTCACGATGAGGTACTCATCCATGTGGATAGGGCTTTGTTAAAAGTCCTTGAAGAGGTAATAGACGAAGACAAGTCGACGGAAATTAAAGTACTGTTAAAGCAGAAGAGATACGAACTGGTGAGGAGGGTTAACGTATCTCCCAAGAAAGACACCAGCTTAGACAGGCCCGATATATGGTACTTTAACGGGCAGGTCATAGTTGAAGTAAAGACCAGTCAAGCCGAGTTCGAACAAGCCCTGGCCCAGCTGAGGAAATACGTCCAACAGTTCTTTAGAGAGACTGCGAGGTACTGTATAATTACAGACGGGCTCAACTGGGACATAAGGGACGCAAACCTGGAGAGGGTAGCGTTTGTAAAGGTGGACGAGAAAGCTTACGAGGCCGGCGCGCTTGAAGAAGCCATAGCGTCATCGGAGGAGTTAAGGGGAGTCCTAACGAAAGCCTTCAGCGAAATAGACTTAGGTGTCGAAATAGACCCGCCTTCAATAAGTAAAGTCTTTTCGCCCGTCCTAGGCTACACTGACTTTATAGCCCGTCTCCTTGAGGGGTATAAGGACCACCCCCTCTACTTGTCATATAAGGACATAATGCTGAGGTTATACTCCGGGCTGAAAGAGGAAGAGGTGACTAAACTCTACGCTATACACACACTCCTCCAAATGGTAGTTAACTCCGTCTTGTCCAAGACTTTAAACAAAGACATAACAGACACTTTAAAAGTCTGTTCGGGAGAACTACTCCAGCCATATGAGACCTCACTCCCCCAACTGGTCTGGTGGAACTACGGGGAGACCAAGGAACTGGTAAAACCTGTCTGCGACGAGATAGTCTCCTACCTCTACATATTTAACTGGGGGAGTAAGCCCAGTATAGACGTCTTCAGCCACCTCTACGAGGACTTTGTGGAGAAGTCCCTCAGGTATAAAGTGGGGGAATACTATACTCCTTGGTGGTTGACGGAGTTAGCCCTAAAAGAGCTTAAGGAGATGGGTGCCCCCATAAGGGGCGGGATAGTCTTAGACCCCTCTTGCGGTAGCGGTAGGTTCCTGGTCTCAGCTTTTTATAAGAAAGTGAAAGAGGAGGGTAAAGACCCTGACGAAGCTTATTACGAGATAGTTGGTATAGACATAAACCCTTTAGCAGTAGCCCTAGCTAGGGCTGAGCTTATCATATCGTACATCTACTTACAGAGGGAGAAGGAAGGTATCTTTAAGTTCTCTCAGCCCAAATTACCGCCCGGTACTCCCTTAATATTCTGGGGGGACTTCATAGGGCCGGTAGTAAAGAGTTATACAGAGGTAGTCAAGGAATTAAAACAGATCATGTCATCGGTTACAAACCCCCTGTTGAGGACTGCCCTTATTGACAAGGTGAGGAAATTGAAGAAGAGCGACGCGCTAAAGGCGGTGATGCTCTTTGAGATGGTGATTTCCGAGTACCTGAGTAAGGGCGAGTTAAGGGCTTGTAAAAAGGTAGAAGAGGGAGATAAGCCGTTGGCTACAGCTTGTGAAATAGCGTCAAACTTCACTTCAGGTAAGGTCTCAAACTACTTGAAGGAGCTAGTAGAGAAGTACGGCGACCACGTGTGGGGGATCCCGATAACCTCCAGCCTGTTTATTGACGTCTTTCTACCCGCTATACAGCCGGAGGTGGTGGTCACAAACCCCCCTTGGATAGTCATAAACACCCTACCTAAGGGGTCTAAGTGGGCTGAAGGCGTAAAGGACTACGTGAAGAAGAGCATGTTAAGCGGTATTAAGATCCCGGGTACGGCAATCTCAAAGGGTGACGTGTCAGCGGTCTTCTTGGACGTAATACTTTCCTTAATGTCGGGCGGGGGGTATGTAGGTATAGTCTTACCTGCGGGGCAATCTTACAGCGGGTTTTCCACGTCGCACGGTGCCGGAAAACTCCTGACATTTAGGGTAATGAAGAGGTGGGACACTAAGGGCGAAATAGTCTATCTAGGAGACGTATTCGGCCACGGGGTCCCCGCCAGCCTCGCAGTCCTGAAGAAGGGGGAGGGCTTCGACGTCAGGTGTAAGAGCGTCTCGGTCAGGTTAGACAAGGACTCACACTTAGACCAAGACCCCAACTTGAAAGACGACGGCATATCTATTGAGGACCACGTATTAAACGTGGACGAGTACTTAGAAAAGAGCAGGGAAATACGCCTCAACGGGGTAGAAAATATCCGGTTAGAAGGTGACGTGATTTCTCCTACCTTTTCCGGTGGCCCTACCGGCTCCACTAAGAAGGACGTTATCCCGCTGACCGTTACGGTCAGGGGGTACGACGAGACCACCAGGAGGGCAGCGATCTCTCCCTTAGGGTTCAAGGGTTCGGTGACCTATTTCGGTAAGGTAGAGTGGGTCACCTCTTGGTATATCCCGTTGAAAGTGATCTACCCCTTTGCTATCATAAGGGCCTTTAAGCTCATAACTAGGAGGGAGACCCTAGAAGAGCTATATAAAGGGTGGGAGGGGCTTAACGATACCCTCCGTGTACTGAAAATACCTAAGAAGCCAACTATAAGCTGTGAGGAAAAGGCTAACCTACTACTGTACAGGAACCAGAGGACTTTCGTCTCTGCCGTCATAACGCAGGAGGTACTCGAGGACATGTGTAAAAAATCCGACGGGGTGTTTATCGACCACCACGTAGTTGTCCTGGAGAGTAAGGACAGTGACGTCGTGTACTATTATTCGGCAGTGCTGAACTACATGGTACATAAGGTAAAGGAGTTGGAGTTAGGCGGGTTTAACAGGGACCAGTTCGGGAGGCCTATAAAGGCGGTGTTAGAACTGGGGCTGGAGTGGAGAGGAGAAGAGTGGCAGAAGAAGGTCTCGGAGCTCTCAAAGTCAATTTCGTCGAACTTCAGGGAGAAAGTGTTAGTAAAGATGAAGCTTAACCCTAACTTACCCGTATACGAGGTCGTAGACATGGGGCGGGACGAGGTCGTAAACGAGGCTTTAGGCCTTAAGGTGGAGAAAGTCTTGGAAGACCTGAGGCTGTTAAAGGAGTTCACGGAAATCGTCAAGGAGCTCGACACCAAGGTTTCAGGTAATGTCAGGGAAGTGTTGTCCAGGAACGTTATTGAAAGCAGGAGGGGTTGA